Below is a genomic region from Euzebya sp..
GAGGACGACGAGCTGGTCATCATGCCCGCCGTGTCCGGGGGTTGACCGGGCGCCCGCCACCCACACCGCCACCACCGCATGTAAGCGCTTGCAGCCAAAGTGGTTGCGCACCGCCACCCGGTCAGCGACCATGCACGCCACTGCAGGGTCAGCGACCGGAGGGTGAACCCCAGATGGCACGAGTGGTGTTCGACAACGTCAACAAGGTCTACCCGGACGGCTTCCAGGCCATCTTCGACCTCTCCCTCGAGATCGAGGACGGCGAGTTCGTCATCCTCGTCGGCCCGTCCGGCTGCGGGAAGTCGACCGCCCTCCGCATGGTCGCGGGCCTCGAGTCCATCACCAGCGGCCAGATGATCATCGGTGACCAGGTCGTCAACGACCTGTCCCCGAAGGAGCGGGACATCGCGATGGTGTTCCAGTCCTACGCGCTGTACCCGCACATGAGCGTCGCGGACAACATGGGCTTCGCCCTCAAGCTGTCGAAGGTCCCCCAGGACGAGATCGACAAGCGGGTCAAGGACGCCGCCGAGGTCCTCGGCCTGACCGAGTACCTGCACCGCAAGCCGAAGGCCCTCTCCGGCGGCCAGCGCCAGCGCGTCGCCATGGGCCGCGCGATCGTCCGGTCCCCCAAGGCCTTCCTGATGGACGAGCCGCTGTCGAACCTCGACGCCAAGCTGCGCGTCCAGATGCGCGCCGAGATCGCCGCGCTGCAGAACCGCCTGGGCGTCACCACGCTCTACGTGACCCACGACCAGGTCGAGGCCATGACGATGGGCGACCGCGTGGCCGTCCTCAAGCGCGGGGTGCTGCAGCAGGCCGACGCGCCGCAGAAGCTCTACGACCACCCGGACAACCTGTTCGTCGCCGGCTTCATCGGCTCGCCGTCGATGAACATCGCGGACGCGGAGGTCGTCGACGAGGGCGGGACGCTGTACGTCCAGATCGACCCCGCGAACCGCATGAAGATCCACGACGCCGCGATCGACGCCTACCCGCGCGTCCGCGACTACGCCGGCAAGCGCGTCGCGATCGGCATGCGGCCCGAGCACTTCATCCAGGCCAGCGGCGACGTGCCCGACGACATGGTGTGGCGCCAGCTGCGCGTGGAGCTGGTCGAGATGCTGGGCGCCGAGATGCTGGTGCACCTGAAGACCGACGCGCGCCACGTCATCAGCGACGACGTCCGCGAGGCCGTCGACGACGACGAGGCGTTCGAGGCGCTGCAGGAGCAGGCCGCGGCCGGCGGCGCGACCATCGTCGCGCGCTTCGAGCCCGGCAAGCCGCCGGCGATCCACGAGACCGTCGACGTCGGCTTCAAGACCGAGTCGATGCACTTCTTCGACCTCGAGACGGGCGCCGCGCTGCGCTGACCCGCACCGTCTCATCCCGCGACGCGCCGACCCGCACCGGGTCGGCGCGCGCATGAGGAGGCCCACATGACCCGGATCCTGGTGGTCGGCTCGCTCGTGATGGACCTGGCCTTCGACGTGCCGGCGGTGCCCGGGCCGGGGGAGGTGATCCTGGCCACGGCGTTCGGCCGCTACCGGGGCGGCAAGGGCTACAACCAGGCCGTCGCCGCGGCGCGCATGGGGGCGGAGGTGGTCATGGTCGGCGCGGTCGGGGACGACGACTTCGGCCGCGCGTTCCTCACGGCCCTCGACGCCGAGGGGGTCGACGCCTCCCGCGTGGTGGTCCTCGACGGCGTCGCCACCGCGGTGGCGGTCCCGCTGGTCACCCCCGACGGCGACGTCGGGTTCGTGCAGTACCAGGGCGCGAACCGCCAGCTCGACGCGGCGGTCGCCGCCGACCTGCCCGACTGCGACGCGCTGCTGCTGCAGGGTGAGATCCAGGCGCCGGTCAGCCTGGCCGCGGCACGGGCGGTCCGGTCGAGGGGCGGGCGGGTCGTCCTGAACCCCGCGCCGGTGCACGACATCTCCGACGAGCTGGCGACCACCGCGACGGTCATCACCCCCAACGAGGTGGAGGCCGCCGCGCTGCTCGGCCGCGACGCGGCGGACCTCGACGGCGAGGCGGCTGCCCGCGCGCTGGTCACCGACCAGCGCGCCGCCGTCGTCACCCTCGGCGCTCGCGGGGCGGCGTGGGCCGACGGGTCGCGGTCCGGTGCGGTCGCCCCGCCGGGCGTGGAGGCGATCGACGCCACCGCAGCCGGCGACTCGTTCAACGCCGCGCTCGCCATCGCCCTGGCGGAGGGGCAGGGGTACGCCGACGCGCTGCGGTTCGCGACCGCCGCAGGCGCGCACGCGACGACGATCAGAGGGGCGGAGCCGGCGCTGCCGACCCGCGCGGACGTCGAGGCCCTGCTCGACGCGGCGGGGTCCGACTAGTCGGTCTCCTCGAAGTGCCCGTGCCGGCCGGCGCCGGCGACGAAGCGGCTGGCGCCCTCGTCCGCCTCTCCCGACAGGAGCACGTTGCGGCCGAGGAGGTACTCGCGCATGTGCCAGCGCTCGTCGTCGAGGTCCCACTGCTCGATCGCGACCTGCCGGTCCGACCGCATGGTGCGCTGCGGGAACGACGCGATGGTCCGGGCCAGCTCCACGGCGGCGCCGCGGGCCTGGCCGTCGGGCACCACGCGGTTGGCGAGCCCCATCGCCTTGGCCTCCTCGGCGTCGACGGGCCGTCCGGTCAGGATCATGTCCATGGCGTGTGAGTGGCCGACGAGCCGCGGCAGCCTGACCGCCCCCAGATCCACGAGGGGGACGCCGAAGCGGCGGCAGAACACGCCGAAGACCGCGGACTCGGCGGCGACGCGGAGGTCGGCCCAGATGGCGAGCTCCAGCCCGCCGGCCACCGCGTAGCCCTCCACGGCGGCGATGACCGGCTTGGAGAGCCGCATGCGGCTGATCCCGAGCGGCCCCGGGGCGGGGGGCGCCTGGATGGTCAGGGCGCGGTCCCCGCCCTCGGCGAAGGCCGCCAGATCGGCACCGGCGCAGAAGTGCTCACCGGCTCCGGTGTGCACCGCCACGAGCTGCCGCTCGTCGGCGTCGAAGGTGGCGAACGCCTGCCGCAGGGCATCCGCGGTCGGCCCGTCGATCGCGTTCCGGCTCTCCGGCCGGTCGATCTCCACGATCGTGATGGGGCCGTCGATGTCGACGTTGATCATGGGGCGGCAGGCTACCTCCGCCGCCCCCCTCCTACGTCGCCTCGATCGCCCGCAGGACGTCGACCCGGGAGGCTCGGCGGGCTGGCAGGATCGCCGCCAGCACCCCGGCGATCGCGGAGGCGATCAGACCGGTGACCAGCCACCCCAGCGGGAACGCGAGGTCGAGGGGCGCCTCGTCCGCCAGCGCGGTCACGACCAGCCAGGCGAACAGCACGCCCAGGACCAGGCCGAAGATGGCGCCCAGCAGCGCGATCAAGACCGACTCCCAGCGGATCATCGACCGGACCTGGCTGCGGGTCGCCCCGACGGCGCGGAGCAGGCCCAGCTCGCGGGTGCGCTCGAAGACGCTGAGGCCGAGGGTGTTGACGATCCCGAACAGCGCGACGATCACGCTGAGGGCGAGGAGCGCGCTCACCACCCCGAGCAGCTGGTTGATCTGGCCGGTGATGAGCTCCTGGACCTCCGTCACGTCGCGGAGCTCGAGGGTCGGGTAGGCCTCCAGCACGGCCTCGACCTCGGGGCGGACGGCCGTCGCGTCGGCGTCGTCATCCAGCTCGACCATCATCGCGCCGAAGGCGAGACCGGGGACCTGGCTGGCGTCGACCACCCAGCCGCTGGCCACCGGCGACGTCTCGTAGACCGCACCCAGCTCGAGGGCCACCGCCTCGCCGTCGACGATGATCTCGATGGTGTCGCCGACGGCCACGTCCTCGCGGTCGGCCACGTCGTCCGACACGGCCAGGCCGGTGGCGAGGAGGCCGTCCGCCCCTCCCTCGAGCACGTCGAGGGTCAGGACCTCGTCGATCTCCTCGGGGTCGAAGCCGGCGACGAACGTGTCCTCGCCGTCGATCTCGACCTGCCCGAACTGCTGGACGGCGACGGTCTGGACCCCGGCGACGGCTGCGACGTCCTCCTCGAGCTGCGGGCCGGGCCCGCCCTGACCGGTGAAGAAGCCGGCGGGGTTGACCTGGAAGTCGCCGGCGAACGACTCCTCGATGGACGCGGTGGCGGACCGGGTGAAGGACTCCGCCAGGATCGCCATGAAGGCGACCAGCGCCAGGCCGATCATCAGCGCCGACGCGGTGGCGGCGGTGCGCCGCGGGTTGCGGCGGGCGTTCTCGGTCGCGAGCTGCCCCTGGATCCCCCGGGCGGACAGGGGCACGCCGAGGATGCCGAGGAGCGGCTTGGTGACCAGGGGCGCGAGGGATGCCGCCCCGAGGAGGGTGATGACCGCGGCGACACCGACGGCGAGGATGCCGGTGCCCTGGGTCAGGGTGAGGGCCAGTCCGGCCACGCCGAGGGCGAAGACCACGCCGCCGGCGGCGTAGCGCAGGACGCTGTAGCGCTTGGGCGGCGGGGCGGCGACGGCCTGCAGCGCGGCGACCGGGGGGATGCGGGTCGCGCGGGCGGCGGGGACGACCGCGACGACCGCGGTCAGCACCGTGCCGAGGAGGATCGCGACCACGAAGGTGGCCGGCGCGATGACGAGGTCACCCTGGGGGAGGGCGATGCCGAAGGCGTCGAGCAGCGCGAAGAGCCCGACGGCGAGCGCGGCGCCGAGGCCGAACCCGAGCACGGAGCCGACCAGCCCGGTGGCGAGCGCCTCGCCGAGGACCGAGCCGAGGATCTGGCGCCGGGATGCCCCGACGGCGCGGAGCAGCGCGAGCTCGCGGGTGCGCTGGGCGAGGATGATCGAGAAGGTGTTCGCGATCAGGAACGCGCCCACGAACAGCGACACGCCGGCGAAGACCAGCAGGCCGGTGGTGAAGAAGCCGAGCCCCTCGGAGATGTCGGAGGCCTGGTCGTCGGCGAGTTCCTCGCCGGTCAGCACGTCGACGCCGTCGCCGAGGGCCGCGGCGATGTCGTCGGCCAGGTCGTCGGGGTCCACGCCGCCCTCAGCCGCGGCGTAGACGGTGTGGTAGCCGCCGTCGCCGTACAGGGAGAAGGCGGTGTCGGGGTCGAACACGACGGCGGTGGCGCCGGCGAGGCTGTCGAGCTCGCCGAAGCCGAACGTCCCGGTGATCGTGTACTGCTGGACCGGGCCTTCGACCACCAGCCCGACGGTGTCACCGACCGCGAAGTCGTTGGTGGCCGCGGTGCCGGCGTCGATGGCGATCTCGTCCGGTCCGGTGGGGTACGCACCGTCGCGGATGGTGGCGGTGTCGAGCTCGGGTGACAGCGGGACGTTGAAGGCGAGGGTCGGGGGGCCGAACCCGCCGATGGGCTCGCCGTCGTCGCCGATCAGCTGCGCGAAGCCGCTGACCTCCGGCGAGACGGCCGAGACCCCGTCCACGGCGGCGATCTCGTCGGCGACCTCGACCGGCAGGGGGTCGCGGAGGCCCGTCAGCGGATCGGTGGTGTCCTCCGGGCCCTGCACGGCGATGTCGATGCCGGCGGTCGTCTGCCCGAACAGCTCGTCGAAGGTGGCGTTGAGGGTGTCGGAGAGGATCAGGGTGCCGGTGACGAACGCGACGCCGACGATGATCGCGAGGGAGGTGGCGGCGAGGCGCAGCTTGTGCGCCGCGATGCTGCGCAGCGTGGTGCGGAACACGGGCCTACAGCCCCTTCATGCGGTCGAGCACGCGCTCGGCGGTGGGCTCCCGCATCTCGTCGACGACGTGGCCGTCGGCCAGGAACACGATCCGGTCGGCGTACCCGGCCGCCATCGGGTCGTGGGTGACCATGACGATGGACTGGCCGTGCTCGTCGACGCTGCGGCGCATGAAGCCGAGGACCTCCGCGCCGCTGGTCGAGTCGAGGTTGCCGGTCGGCTCGTCGGCGAAGACGATGTCCGGGCGGCTGATCAGCGCCCGCGCCACGGCGACGCGCTGCTGCTGCCCGCCGGACAGCTCGCCAGGCCGGTGGTCCAGGCGGTCGCCCAGCCCCACGGTGGTCACCACGGTGTCGAACCACGCGTCGTCCGGCTTCGCGCCCGCGAGCCGCAGGGGCAGGAGCATGTTCTCCCGGGCGTCCAGCTGCGGCAGCAGGTTGAAGGCCTGGAAGACGAAGCCGATCCGCTCGCGCCGGAGCACGGTGAGCTGCCGGTCGCT
It encodes:
- a CDS encoding ABC transporter ATP-binding protein, whose protein sequence is MARVVFDNVNKVYPDGFQAIFDLSLEIEDGEFVILVGPSGCGKSTALRMVAGLESITSGQMIIGDQVVNDLSPKERDIAMVFQSYALYPHMSVADNMGFALKLSKVPQDEIDKRVKDAAEVLGLTEYLHRKPKALSGGQRQRVAMGRAIVRSPKAFLMDEPLSNLDAKLRVQMRAEIAALQNRLGVTTLYVTHDQVEAMTMGDRVAVLKRGVLQQADAPQKLYDHPDNLFVAGFIGSPSMNIADAEVVDEGGTLYVQIDPANRMKIHDAAIDAYPRVRDYAGKRVAIGMRPEHFIQASGDVPDDMVWRQLRVELVEMLGAEMLVHLKTDARHVISDDVREAVDDDEAFEALQEQAAAGGATIVARFEPGKPPAIHETVDVGFKTESMHFFDLETGAALR
- a CDS encoding ribokinase; protein product: MTRILVVGSLVMDLAFDVPAVPGPGEVILATAFGRYRGGKGYNQAVAAARMGAEVVMVGAVGDDDFGRAFLTALDAEGVDASRVVVLDGVATAVAVPLVTPDGDVGFVQYQGANRQLDAAVAADLPDCDALLLQGEIQAPVSLAAARAVRSRGGRVVLNPAPVHDISDELATTATVITPNEVEAAALLGRDAADLDGEAAARALVTDQRAAVVTLGARGAAWADGSRSGAVAPPGVEAIDATAAGDSFNAALAIALAEGQGYADALRFATAAGAHATTIRGAEPALPTRADVEALLDAAGSD
- a CDS encoding crotonase/enoyl-CoA hydratase family protein, producing the protein MINVDIDGPITIVEIDRPESRNAIDGPTADALRQAFATFDADERQLVAVHTGAGEHFCAGADLAAFAEGGDRALTIQAPPAPGPLGISRMRLSKPVIAAVEGYAVAGGLELAIWADLRVAAESAVFGVFCRRFGVPLVDLGAVRLPRLVGHSHAMDMILTGRPVDAEEAKAMGLANRVVPDGQARGAAVELARTIASFPQRTMRSDRQVAIEQWDLDDERWHMREYLLGRNVLLSGEADEGASRFVAGAGRHGHFEETD
- a CDS encoding ABC transporter permease; its protein translation is MFRTTLRSIAAHKLRLAATSLAIIVGVAFVTGTLILSDTLNATFDELFGQTTAGIDIAVQGPEDTTDPLTGLRDPLPVEVADEIAAVDGVSAVSPEVSGFAQLIGDDGEPIGGFGPPTLAFNVPLSPELDTATIRDGAYPTGPDEIAIDAGTAATNDFAVGDTVGLVVEGPVQQYTITGTFGFGELDSLAGATAVVFDPDTAFSLYGDGGYHTVYAAAEGGVDPDDLADDIAAALGDGVDVLTGEELADDQASDISEGLGFFTTGLLVFAGVSLFVGAFLIANTFSIILAQRTRELALLRAVGASRRQILGSVLGEALATGLVGSVLGFGLGAALAVGLFALLDAFGIALPQGDLVIAPATFVVAILLGTVLTAVVAVVPAARATRIPPVAALQAVAAPPPKRYSVLRYAAGGVVFALGVAGLALTLTQGTGILAVGVAAVITLLGAASLAPLVTKPLLGILGVPLSARGIQGQLATENARRNPRRTAATASALMIGLALVAFMAILAESFTRSATASIEESFAGDFQVNPAGFFTGQGGPGPQLEEDVAAVAGVQTVAVQQFGQVEIDGEDTFVAGFDPEEIDEVLTLDVLEGGADGLLATGLAVSDDVADREDVAVGDTIEIIVDGEAVALELGAVYETSPVASGWVVDASQVPGLAFGAMMVELDDDADATAVRPEVEAVLEAYPTLELRDVTEVQELITGQINQLLGVVSALLALSVIVALFGIVNTLGLSVFERTRELGLLRAVGATRSQVRSMIRWESVLIALLGAIFGLVLGVLFAWLVVTALADEAPLDLAFPLGWLVTGLIASAIAGVLAAILPARRASRVDVLRAIEAT
- a CDS encoding ABC transporter ATP-binding protein, which translates into the protein MSSSTPSSATTTATRLAARAVGLEKVYGRGDTAVRALDGVSVDFAAAEFTAVMGPSGSGKSTLMHCLAALDQPTAGQVFVGDTDLTGLSDRQLTVLRRERIGFVFQAFNLLPQLDARENMLLPLRLAGAKPDDAWFDTVVTTVGLGDRLDHRPGELSGGQQQRVAVARALISRPDIVFADEPTGNLDSTSGAEVLGFMRRSVDEHGQSIVMVTHDPMAAGYADRIVFLADGHVVDEMREPTAERVLDRMKGL